A single region of the Streptomyces sp. NBC_00425 genome encodes:
- a CDS encoding NAD(P)H-binding protein, producing the protein MTAETRSGSAAALPEHPALTPLVLDASVPGKVAEAAAGHDAVVSALSPPRDGSDPTAQLLAVCRSDQTPTFARLIESTYRPDARCTVTSGERRPSSAPPVRRSRSRRWVSRFPRTVVAE; encoded by the coding sequence GTGACAGCCGAGACCCGCTCCGGCTCGGCCGCGGCCCTGCCCGAGCACCCGGCCCTGACCCCACTGGTCCTCGACGCCTCCGTGCCCGGCAAGGTGGCCGAGGCCGCCGCCGGCCATGACGCGGTGGTCTCCGCGCTCTCCCCGCCCCGCGACGGCTCCGACCCGACCGCCCAGCTCCTGGCGGTCTGCCGCTCTGACCAGACACCCACATTCGCCCGGCTGATTGAGTCAACGTACAGGCCGGATGCCCGGTGCACGGTGACGTCCGGTGAGCGCCGACCCTCATCGGCTCCGCCGGTACGGCGATCGCGCTCGCGCCGGTGGGTCAGCCGCTTTCCGCGGACGGTCGTTGCCGAGTGA
- a CDS encoding helix-turn-helix domain-containing protein, which yields MVADVQIDALFLEISDQLHNEGGLLDGPIARLRHHDREHGTTMAATVALWLDQLGNTLNASAAMDVHPNTCRYPLRRAAEVAQLNLNDPNERFAAMLEFRLTRQRPSAESG from the coding sequence ATGGTCGCCGACGTCCAAATCGACGCACTCTTCCTGGAGATCAGTGACCAACTGCACAACGAGGGCGGACTGCTGGACGGCCCCATCGCCCGGCTGCGTCACCACGATCGAGAACACGGAACCACGATGGCGGCAACCGTGGCCCTATGGCTCGACCAACTCGGCAACACCCTGAACGCGTCTGCGGCTATGGATGTACACCCCAACACATGCAGATACCCCCTTCGTCGGGCGGCAGAAGTCGCACAACTGAACCTGAACGATCCCAACGAACGCTTTGCGGCGATGCTCGAGTTCCGGCTCACTCGGCAACGACCGTCCGCGGAAAGCGGCTGA
- a CDS encoding ABC transporter permease, with protein MTTPGSDAEPTLKPSRSEGRPTTKTSRTRIALRVLPAILLTGLALIGPWIAPHAIDTPVTAPYAEPGADGTLLGGDQLGRDVLSRLLAGGRDLVLSSLLVAALVTGTAALLGAIGAVRPLIGRLVERTADLMMLLPAVLGILLVTSSWPDGGRLAVIAAAVVLGVPYAVRLAASAAAPIAETGYVEAAAAGGERLWYLVLREILPNLRATLLALFGLRFVAAVYLVATAGFLQVGPQPPAADWALMIRENSPGILLNPWSVVAPSIAVALLALSVNLATAALAPQTGRKAMTVL; from the coding sequence ATGACGACGCCCGGCAGCGACGCCGAGCCGACGCTGAAACCCTCCCGCAGCGAGGGGAGGCCGACGACGAAGACATCCCGCACGAGGATCGCCCTGCGCGTCCTGCCGGCAATCCTCCTGACCGGCCTCGCCCTGATCGGCCCCTGGATCGCCCCGCACGCCATCGACACCCCGGTGACCGCGCCCTACGCGGAACCCGGCGCGGACGGAACCCTGCTCGGCGGCGACCAGCTGGGCCGGGACGTGCTGAGCCGGCTGCTGGCCGGCGGACGCGACCTCGTCCTGTCCTCCCTGCTCGTCGCGGCCCTGGTCACGGGCACAGCCGCGCTCCTCGGAGCGATCGGCGCCGTACGTCCCCTCATCGGACGGCTCGTGGAACGGACCGCCGACCTGATGATGCTGCTCCCGGCCGTCCTCGGCATCCTCCTCGTCACGTCGTCCTGGCCCGACGGCGGCCGGCTCGCCGTCATCGCCGCCGCCGTCGTGCTCGGTGTGCCCTACGCGGTCCGCCTCGCGGCCAGTGCGGCGGCCCCCATCGCCGAGACCGGGTACGTCGAGGCGGCGGCAGCGGGCGGCGAACGCCTCTGGTACCTCGTCCTCCGGGAGATCCTGCCCAACCTGCGCGCCACCCTGCTCGCCCTGTTCGGGCTGCGCTTCGTCGCCGCCGTGTACCTCGTCGCCACAGCCGGCTTCCTCCAGGTCGGCCCACAACCCCCGGCCGCCGACTGGGCGTTGATGATCCGCGAGAACTCCCCCGGCATCCTCCTCAACCCCTGGTCCGTGGTCGCCCCGAGCATCGCCGTCGCCCTCCTCGCCCTCAGCGTCAACCTCGCGACCGCCGCCCTCGCCCCCCAGACCGGCCGGAAGGCGATGACCGTCCTGTGA
- a CDS encoding TauD/TfdA family dioxygenase produces MPTAATPVRQLHPHAVTELLTTAHALLDAFDGVSTHPGLLAQVPDAAAELSDDIRHACRPVDTADGLFVLRGLPVDDEAIGLTPGHWSTAGNAGALHDVVLLLLSTVMGTPLAWEGQQDGRFVHNIVPSPGHEAEQTGASSRVLLSPHTEDAFHPGRAHLLVLGCLRNPDSVATTAASIRRVELDAQDHELLSLPVLPILPDDAYAEAQGYDGTPPPVPTVWQSPDGPTLRFDPAYTPLDEAPEEHRAAYGRLEAELSRVSVAVALTPGDVLVVDNDLVVHGRVPFKARYDGTDRWLKRSSVRVPGRRTRPQAERFEHGYGQAAVEAFA; encoded by the coding sequence ATGCCGACGGCAGCCACGCCTGTACGTCAGCTCCACCCCCACGCCGTGACCGAACTGCTCACCACGGCCCACGCCCTGCTCGACGCCTTCGACGGCGTTTCCACCCACCCCGGACTGCTCGCCCAAGTCCCCGATGCCGCCGCCGAATTGAGCGACGACATCCGGCACGCCTGCCGCCCGGTCGACACCGCCGACGGACTGTTCGTACTGCGCGGCCTCCCGGTCGACGACGAGGCGATCGGCCTCACCCCGGGCCACTGGTCGACCGCCGGGAACGCCGGCGCGCTGCACGACGTGGTCCTGCTCCTCCTCTCCACGGTGATGGGCACGCCGCTGGCCTGGGAGGGCCAGCAGGACGGCCGGTTCGTGCACAACATCGTCCCCTCGCCGGGGCACGAGGCCGAACAGACCGGAGCCAGCAGCCGTGTGCTGCTCAGCCCGCACACCGAGGACGCCTTCCACCCCGGCCGCGCCCATCTGCTGGTACTTGGCTGCCTGCGCAACCCGGACTCCGTCGCGACCACGGCCGCCAGCATCCGCCGGGTCGAACTGGACGCACAGGACCATGAGTTGCTCAGCCTGCCGGTACTGCCGATCCTGCCCGACGACGCCTACGCCGAGGCACAGGGCTACGACGGCACCCCGCCACCCGTGCCGACGGTGTGGCAGTCGCCGGACGGGCCGACCCTGCGTTTCGACCCCGCCTACACCCCCCTGGACGAGGCGCCCGAGGAACACCGCGCGGCCTACGGCCGGCTGGAGGCCGAGCTCTCCCGGGTCTCCGTGGCGGTGGCCCTGACGCCGGGAGACGTCCTGGTCGTCGACAACGACCTCGTCGTGCACGGCCGGGTCCCCTTCAAGGCGCGCTACGACGGCACCGACCGCTGGCTGAAACGTTCCTCCGTGCGGGTGCCGGGCCGTCGTACCCGTCCGCAGGCCGAGCGGTTCGAGCACGGCTACGGCCAGGCGGCCGTCGAGGCGTTCGCATGA
- a CDS encoding MarR family transcriptional regulator — protein sequence MTGGLTRLIARMEEAGLLARHPHPDDRRAAQRTGLPLWRSF from the coding sequence GTGACGGGTGGGCTGACCCGTCTGATCGCACGCATGGAGGAGGCCGGGCTGCTCGCCCGCCACCCCCACCCCGACGACCGCCGGGCCGCGCAACGAACAGGATTACCCCTGTGGAGATCCTTTTGA
- a CDS encoding ABC transporter ATP-binding protein — MSHTPDRYAKPENPPSGTPAVQVTGLTVTAPDGRLLLRDASLTAHPGRLVALTGPSGAGKTTLLRALTGLLPPGTTRTAGHVDVLGHDVFALSDPQLRALRGTRLAYVGQDPGSGLNPRMRVRSLVRELAADRSAEAVAALLTEVRLPDDDGHLAARRPGALSGGQQRRVALARALARRPDILLLDEPTAGLHPELRDEIGQLLQHLAREHHLAIVFACHDPAVVEQFADEAVQLGVHLPPPMRTPAARPSAALTAEGRGAPALEVRDLHVSFRGTPALTGVGLTVTAGSAAGIVGVSGSGKTTLVRTAVGLQRSTSGTIHLSGTPLSTGLRGRTRTQRRRLQLVTQNPLGALNPSHTVGATLGRPLRLHRRCASRDVGERVAELLEQVGLPPAFAARYPHELSGGQRQRVAIARALAAEPEVLICDEITSALDPDTGHAIMDLLTGLRERRGTTLVLISHDLPLIADRTDTVTVLEAGRVVESGHTADVFTAPQHAATQALLGTSAPAARP; from the coding sequence GTGAGCCACACGCCCGACCGGTACGCCAAGCCCGAGAACCCGCCGAGCGGCACACCCGCCGTCCAGGTCACCGGCCTGACGGTGACCGCACCCGACGGCCGCCTCCTGCTGCGCGACGCGTCCCTGACCGCACACCCCGGCCGACTGGTCGCCCTGACCGGCCCCTCGGGCGCCGGCAAGACGACCCTGCTGCGCGCGCTCACCGGCCTCCTGCCCCCCGGAACGACACGCACCGCCGGCCACGTCGACGTCCTCGGCCACGACGTCTTCGCCCTCTCCGACCCGCAACTGCGCGCCCTGCGCGGCACCCGACTCGCCTACGTCGGCCAGGACCCCGGCTCCGGCCTCAACCCCCGTATGCGGGTCCGCAGCCTCGTCCGCGAACTCGCCGCGGACCGCAGCGCGGAGGCAGTCGCAGCACTCCTCACCGAGGTCCGACTCCCCGACGACGACGGCCACCTCGCCGCACGCCGCCCCGGCGCCCTCTCCGGCGGACAGCAGCGCCGCGTCGCTCTCGCCCGCGCCCTGGCCCGCCGCCCCGACATCCTCCTCCTGGACGAGCCAACCGCCGGCCTCCATCCCGAACTGCGCGACGAGATCGGCCAGTTGCTGCAACACCTCGCCCGCGAACACCACCTCGCCATCGTGTTCGCCTGCCACGACCCCGCTGTGGTCGAGCAGTTCGCCGACGAGGCCGTACAACTGGGTGTCCACCTGCCCCCGCCGATGCGCACGCCCGCCGCACGGCCCTCGGCCGCCCTGACGGCTGAGGGGAGGGGCGCACCCGCCCTCGAAGTACGGGACCTGCACGTGAGTTTCCGTGGAACGCCCGCCCTCACCGGCGTCGGACTCACCGTCACCGCCGGCTCCGCGGCCGGCATCGTCGGCGTCTCCGGCTCAGGCAAGACCACGCTCGTCCGCACCGCCGTAGGACTCCAGCGCAGCACCTCCGGCACGATCCACCTGTCCGGCACGCCCCTGAGCACCGGCCTGCGCGGACGCACCCGTACACAGCGGCGTCGACTGCAACTCGTCACACAGAACCCGCTCGGCGCGCTGAACCCGAGCCACACCGTCGGCGCCACCTTGGGCCGCCCGCTGCGGCTGCACCGCCGCTGCGCATCCAGGGACGTCGGCGAACGAGTGGCCGAACTCCTGGAACAGGTCGGACTGCCGCCCGCCTTCGCCGCCCGTTACCCGCACGAGTTGTCCGGAGGGCAGCGCCAGCGCGTCGCCATCGCGCGAGCACTGGCCGCCGAGCCGGAGGTACTGATCTGCGACGAGATCACCTCCGCACTCGACCCCGACACAGGCCACGCGATCATGGACCTCCTCACTGGCCTGCGCGAACGTCGCGGCACGACCCTCGTCCTCATCAGCCACGACCTGCCCCTCATCGCCGACCGCACGGACACCGTCACCGTCCTGGAAGCGGGCCGCGTCGTCGAGTCGGGCCACACGGCCGACGTCTTCACCGCCCCACAGCACGCGGCGACACAGGCACTGCTGGGCACGTCCGCGCCTGCCGCGAGGCCCTGA
- a CDS encoding ornithine cyclodeaminase family protein, which translates to MTDIGTGTDTDTDIAETGSTMASDDTTLRILSTSDVAGIDITLSDVVSVVEQAYRTLADGRSDNPRKLTVKPEDGHSVAYAMLGRDGERGVVAVKTSYKYGLHEDRDKQHYYTTLTLYDDETGLPVAMLDCGRVGALRTPAVSALLARELAVPGARNALVIGTGTQGRLALPFLLTTLPDLERLMLFGTHPDGIRAVREQLHAYFPDRELEIVTDLRAATGDADIVLATAGPNTPASVDAEWLRPAALSVLIGYGIGPSTLHRADRVIATSAAQMRVTGVDMADADGQLRDVDAEFPEVLAGRAEGRTDPDQRIFAYNSGLVVTDIALGHRFAQLALAQGFGTAVPLWR; encoded by the coding sequence ATGACCGACATCGGCACCGGCACAGACACAGACACCGACATCGCGGAGACGGGGAGCACCATGGCGTCCGACGACACGACCCTGCGGATCCTCAGCACCAGTGACGTGGCCGGCATCGACATCACCCTGTCCGACGTCGTCTCCGTCGTCGAGCAGGCGTACCGCACGCTGGCCGACGGCAGGTCCGACAACCCGCGCAAGCTCACCGTCAAGCCGGAGGACGGCCACTCGGTGGCGTACGCGATGCTCGGCCGCGACGGCGAGCGGGGCGTGGTCGCGGTGAAGACGTCGTACAAGTACGGCCTGCACGAGGACCGCGACAAGCAGCACTACTACACGACGCTGACCCTGTACGACGACGAGACCGGGCTGCCGGTCGCGATGCTGGACTGCGGCCGGGTCGGCGCGCTGCGCACCCCGGCGGTCTCGGCGCTGCTGGCCCGCGAACTGGCCGTGCCCGGCGCCCGCAACGCCCTGGTCATCGGCACCGGCACACAGGGACGGCTCGCCCTGCCGTTCCTGCTGACCACGCTGCCGGACCTGGAGCGGCTGATGCTCTTCGGCACGCATCCGGACGGCATCCGGGCGGTGCGCGAGCAGTTGCACGCGTACTTCCCCGACCGGGAGCTGGAGATCGTCACCGATCTGCGCGCGGCGACCGGCGACGCGGACATCGTGCTCGCCACGGCGGGCCCCAATACCCCGGCGTCCGTGGACGCGGAGTGGCTCAGGCCCGCCGCCCTGTCCGTCCTCATCGGCTACGGCATCGGGCCCTCGACGCTGCACCGGGCCGACCGGGTGATCGCCACCAGCGCGGCGCAGATGCGCGTCACGGGCGTGGACATGGCCGATGCGGACGGGCAACTCCGTGACGTGGACGCCGAGTTCCCCGAGGTCCTCGCGGGCCGCGCCGAGGGCCGCACGGACCCGGATCAGCGGATCTTCGCGTACAACAGCGGGCTCGTCGTCACCGACATCGCCCTGGGCCACCGGTTCGCCCAACTGGCCCTCGCCCAGGGGTTCGGCACGGCGGTGCCGCTGTGGAGGTGA
- a CDS encoding ABC transporter permease — protein MAGQLTSEPVAPAAAPPAPGKRPARASLLFLARAGSALLKRTALLALLLALVFAAVALLPGDAADATSERGESAADLAARRELLGLNRPVLERFWDWMTGLPTGDLGISARGEKVTDLVSAAFPNTLLLGGVALLLTAVLSLALGCWAALRPSGRLDRAVSGSATAVLALPEFVVAVALVLVLSLWTGWLPAVTLTGADGSPASWDMLVLPALALTIPQVGWNTMIVRAALADETRAPHVETAVLDGLPPHRVLTHHVLPGALPAIAAGLATSTGMLLGGAVVVETIFNYPGIGSVLASAVTDRDSPVIAGVTALSGAVITAVLLLADLVRTVVTGGRR, from the coding sequence ATGGCTGGCCAGTTGACCTCCGAGCCCGTCGCACCGGCCGCTGCCCCGCCCGCCCCGGGGAAGCGGCCGGCCCGCGCGTCCCTCCTGTTCCTGGCGCGGGCGGGGAGTGCGCTGCTGAAGCGGACGGCTCTGCTGGCTCTCCTGCTCGCGCTGGTCTTCGCCGCCGTCGCACTGCTCCCGGGCGACGCCGCCGACGCGACCTCCGAACGCGGTGAGAGCGCGGCCGACCTCGCGGCGCGCCGTGAACTGCTGGGCCTCAACCGCCCTGTCCTGGAACGCTTCTGGGACTGGATGACCGGCCTGCCCACCGGCGACCTCGGCATCTCCGCGCGCGGCGAGAAGGTCACCGACCTGGTCTCCGCAGCCTTCCCCAACACCCTGCTCCTGGGCGGTGTCGCCCTGCTGCTCACCGCGGTCCTGTCCCTCGCCCTGGGCTGCTGGGCCGCCCTGAGGCCCAGCGGACGCCTGGACCGGGCCGTGTCGGGCTCGGCGACCGCGGTCCTCGCCCTGCCGGAGTTCGTCGTAGCCGTCGCCCTGGTCCTGGTGCTGTCCCTGTGGACCGGCTGGCTGCCCGCGGTCACCCTCACCGGCGCCGACGGATCCCCCGCCTCCTGGGACATGCTGGTGCTGCCCGCCCTCGCCCTGACCATCCCCCAGGTCGGCTGGAACACCATGATCGTGCGCGCCGCCCTCGCCGACGAGACCCGCGCCCCCCACGTGGAGACCGCCGTGCTCGACGGACTGCCGCCCCACCGCGTCCTCACCCACCACGTACTGCCCGGAGCCCTGCCCGCCATCGCCGCGGGCCTCGCCACCTCCACCGGCATGCTGCTCGGCGGCGCGGTCGTCGTCGAAACCATCTTCAACTACCCCGGCATCGGATCAGTGCTCGCCTCGGCGGTCACCGACCGGGACAGCCCCGTCATCGCAGGCGTCACGGCACTGTCCGGCGCCGTCATCACCGCGGTACTGCTCCTGGCCGACCTGGTACGCACCGTGGTGACAGGAGGACGACGATGA
- a CDS encoding amidohydrolase codes for MRPGEVIHPKKAQCRLPASGWGLLNLKGGVVTAGKEWTDDGGAYEVHSLKRRAAKATRLQEHRTARQVAEFLRPLGFEVTENVGGTGVVGLLRNGDGPVVMLRSDLDALPVREDTGLAYASTVRATGADGQEVPVMHACGHDMHITCLLGAATLLAESAGTWSGTLLAVFQPAEELARGAQDMVDDGLFERFPVPDVVLGQHVAPLPAGTIAYGSGPIMAATDTANVVLHGRGGHGSRPESTIDPVLMAAHVITRLQGIIPREIAASEAAVLTVGRLQAGTKDNIIPDRAELGINVRSYTEQTRSLIRSAIERVLHAEAEASAAPEPPEIEWSSAAPPTVNDPEATARTVTALTAQFGSRHVVVQPPVTASEDVGVFGRECGAPTVFWFLGGLDPDEFTAAMTQGRPELLPTNHSPYFAPVIEPTLTTGVQALVAAAFAWLTPQNQAARP; via the coding sequence TTGCGCCCGGGGGAGGTCATCCACCCGAAGAAGGCCCAGTGCCGTCTGCCGGCGAGCGGCTGGGGTCTGCTGAATCTCAAAGGCGGTGTGGTGACCGCCGGCAAGGAGTGGACCGATGACGGTGGCGCCTACGAAGTCCATTCGCTGAAACGGCGTGCGGCCAAGGCCACGCGTCTCCAGGAGCACCGCACAGCGCGTCAGGTCGCCGAGTTCCTGCGCCCGTTGGGCTTTGAGGTCACCGAGAACGTGGGCGGCACCGGCGTGGTCGGCCTGCTCCGCAACGGCGACGGCCCCGTGGTCATGCTGCGCTCCGACCTCGACGCCCTCCCGGTACGCGAGGACACCGGCCTTGCGTACGCCAGCACCGTCCGCGCAACGGGCGCTGACGGGCAGGAGGTGCCCGTGATGCACGCCTGCGGTCACGATATGCACATAACCTGCCTGCTCGGAGCTGCCACCTTGCTCGCTGAATCGGCCGGCACCTGGTCGGGAACGCTGCTGGCGGTCTTCCAGCCGGCGGAGGAACTCGCACGCGGTGCTCAGGACATGGTCGACGACGGCCTCTTCGAACGCTTCCCGGTTCCTGACGTCGTCCTCGGCCAGCACGTCGCACCGCTGCCCGCCGGAACCATCGCCTACGGGTCGGGACCCATCATGGCGGCCACCGACACCGCCAACGTCGTCCTGCACGGCCGGGGCGGACACGGCTCACGCCCGGAAAGCACCATCGACCCGGTCCTGATGGCCGCACACGTGATCACCCGGCTGCAAGGAATCATCCCCCGCGAGATAGCGGCATCCGAAGCCGCCGTCCTCACCGTCGGACGGCTCCAGGCGGGAACCAAGGACAACATCATTCCCGACCGGGCCGAACTCGGCATCAACGTCCGCAGCTACACCGAGCAGACCCGCAGCTTGATCCGCAGCGCCATCGAACGCGTCCTGCACGCAGAGGCCGAAGCGAGCGCAGCACCAGAACCCCCCGAGATCGAGTGGAGCAGCGCCGCGCCGCCGACCGTCAACGACCCCGAGGCCACCGCTCGGACCGTCACCGCCCTCACCGCCCAGTTCGGCTCGCGCCACGTGGTGGTGCAGCCGCCCGTCACTGCGAGCGAGGACGTCGGCGTGTTCGGACGGGAGTGCGGCGCCCCAACGGTCTTCTGGTTCCTGGGCGGCCTGGACCCCGACGAGTTCACAGCGGCCATGACGCAGGGCCGGCCGGAATTGCTGCCGACCAACCATTCCCCCTACTTCGCGCCGGTCATCGAGCCGACCCTGACGACAGGGGTTCAAGCACTGGTCGCGGCCGCCTTCGCCTGGCTGACACCGCAGAACCAGGCCGCCCGGCCCTGA
- a CDS encoding ABC transporter substrate-binding protein — protein MDLNRRQLLWAGGAVGAIALLAACGGGDDAEPTGSATGSAKPRKGGTLRVGALGRAAAITRDPHGSQANESDYLIISLVYDTLTVPGTKPNTEPRLAASWTPSEDLKTWKFKIAQGATFHDGSPVTAKDVVYSLKRLRATPAGASRLPGIQAKNITAEGTDTVVLVSDYANAELPLLTRLTTFVVPDGTTDKDIAKAPGTGPFKLGWFRTGNARLVRNDDWYGGDVYLDAIEVKIFESPQAMANALLAGQIDLASNVGAVAARTAESRKDVQTVRRPNDMAMPIVMRTADGPFADPKVREALRLAVDREAMVKQVLSGYGTIANDILGTGDPAYDKSIPQRARDLAKAKELLKEAKFDTSKTYELLTTEDIAGLAESATLFATQVREAGVKVKVVKQESAVFWDKTWLKGDLYTTYWGTNDSVVFFASKTMVSDSGQNEAGWKSTEFDTAYQKAIGTADAAQRTQLLGQLQQIEYDSSGYLLWGMADGIDLAGAKVRGLPKLPGYGRVQLEGAWLAS, from the coding sequence GTGGACCTGAACAGACGTCAACTCCTGTGGGCCGGTGGCGCCGTCGGCGCGATCGCCCTGCTGGCCGCCTGCGGCGGCGGCGATGACGCCGAACCGACCGGGTCCGCCACCGGCTCCGCCAAGCCCCGCAAGGGCGGCACCCTCCGTGTCGGCGCCCTGGGCCGGGCCGCGGCCATCACCCGCGACCCGCACGGCTCCCAGGCCAACGAGAGCGACTACCTGATCATCAGCCTCGTCTACGACACGCTCACCGTGCCCGGTACGAAGCCGAACACCGAGCCCCGGCTGGCCGCGAGCTGGACGCCGTCCGAGGACCTCAAGACCTGGAAGTTCAAGATCGCCCAAGGGGCGACGTTCCACGACGGGTCCCCGGTCACCGCCAAGGACGTCGTCTACTCCCTCAAGCGTCTGCGCGCCACCCCCGCCGGCGCCTCCCGGCTGCCCGGCATCCAGGCGAAGAACATCACGGCCGAGGGCACCGACACCGTCGTCCTGGTCTCCGACTACGCCAACGCCGAACTGCCGCTGCTCACCCGCCTGACCACCTTCGTCGTCCCCGACGGCACCACCGACAAGGACATCGCGAAGGCGCCCGGCACCGGCCCCTTCAAACTCGGCTGGTTCCGCACCGGCAACGCCCGCCTGGTCCGCAACGACGACTGGTACGGCGGCGACGTGTACCTCGACGCCATCGAGGTGAAGATCTTCGAGAGCCCACAGGCCATGGCCAACGCCCTGCTGGCCGGGCAGATCGACCTCGCCTCCAACGTCGGCGCCGTCGCCGCCCGGACCGCCGAGTCCCGCAAGGACGTCCAGACCGTGCGCCGCCCCAATGACATGGCGATGCCGATCGTCATGCGCACCGCCGACGGCCCCTTCGCCGACCCCAAGGTGCGCGAGGCACTGCGCCTCGCCGTAGACCGCGAGGCCATGGTCAAGCAGGTCCTGTCCGGCTACGGCACCATCGCCAACGACATCCTCGGCACCGGCGACCCCGCCTACGACAAGAGCATCCCGCAGCGCGCCCGCGACCTCGCCAAGGCCAAGGAGCTGCTGAAGGAGGCGAAGTTCGACACCTCCAAGACCTACGAACTGCTCACCACCGAGGACATAGCCGGCCTCGCCGAGTCGGCCACCCTCTTCGCCACCCAGGTCCGCGAGGCCGGCGTCAAGGTGAAGGTCGTCAAGCAGGAGTCGGCCGTCTTCTGGGACAAGACCTGGCTCAAGGGTGACCTCTACACCACCTACTGGGGCACGAACGACTCCGTGGTCTTCTTCGCCAGCAAGACCATGGTCTCGGACAGCGGCCAGAACGAGGCCGGCTGGAAGTCCACCGAGTTCGACACGGCCTACCAGAAGGCCATCGGCACTGCCGACGCCGCCCAGCGCACCCAACTCCTGGGGCAGCTCCAGCAGATCGAGTACGACAGCTCCGGCTACCTCCTGTGGGGCATGGCCGACGGCATCGACCTCGCCGGGGCCAAGGTGCGCGGCCTGCCGAAGCTGCCCGGATACGGAAGGGTGCAGCTCGAAGGCGCATGGCTGGCCAGTTGA